In Palaemon carinicauda isolate YSFRI2023 chromosome 21, ASM3689809v2, whole genome shotgun sequence, the following proteins share a genomic window:
- the LOC137614639 gene encoding uncharacterized protein isoform X1 produces the protein MRCRNNMVSKCFSLRKQTFPLSTGCMVLSGGIQMVGSLSLANSIVMLLLLLAGLWNFIFGVSLIATGGKVLSRDHSQTSRRRKLCCVSLMLVLTTVVLVVAILLVHLERIRIIDPWTDVVSSQRRTLEYASISQSFDDIGVWVVTATSIIGAISSLFALWSTFPFGLSNTFSLHNNLATMESLGWVYESTPRPDVLQNCPPLRQLQTHVNAHRYKPRKSALKSKSVTLVSFKHEASMDRQTNSLPVRSSKDRRIVFVDSWQLAPTLPINMDFGKSFPIGSPRSQRGNDLPLKSHCSSNAKCQMSNNASDQGNSYNACQPSLHSHHNLIKCEAV, from the exons aACATGGTGAGCAAATGCTTTTCGCTCAGGAAGCAGACTTTTCCTCTGTCTACTGGTTGCATGGTCCTGTCAGGTGGAATTCAGATGGTTGGCTCCCTGTCTCTCGCCAACTCAATCGTCATGCTTTTGCTCTTGCTAGCCGGGTTATGG AACTTCATCTTTGGCGTATCCCTTATTGCAACCGGAGGAAAGGTCCTGAGCAGAGACCATTCTCAGACATCGAGAAGAAGAAAGTTGTGCTGCGTTAGTTTGATGCTCGTCCTAACTACTGTGGTTCTCGTCGTTGCCATCCTGTTGGTCCATCTCGAACGCATCCGGATAATCGATCCATGGACGGATGTCGTATCGTCACAGAGGAGAACGCTGGAATACGCATCCATAAGTCAGAGTTTTGATGAtatag GTGTGTGGGTGGTAACGGCTACCAGCATTATTGGAGCAATATCTAGCTTATTTGCCCTCTGGTCAACATTCCCATTTGGTCTTTCAAACACCTTCTCGCTTCACAACAACCTGGCCACGATGGAATCCTTGGGCTGGGTCTACGAGTCTACCCCGAGACCCGACGTTCTTCAAAACTGCCCTCCGCTGAGACAACTGCAAACACACGTGAATGCACACCGCTATAAGCCAAGGAAATCAGCCTTGAAGTCTAAGTCGGTGACACTAGTTTCCTTCAAACACGAAGCTTCGATGGACAGACAGACGAACTCTCTACCTGTTAGGTCCTCCAAGGATCGGCGGATAGTATTCGTGGATAGCTGGCAATTGGCACCCACTCTGCCCATTAATATGGATTTTGGAAAAAGTTTTCCGATAGGTAGCCCGAGATCCCAGCGTGGGAATGACCTGCCCCTCAAATCTCATTGTAGTTCAAATGCCAAGTGTCAAATGAGTAATAATGCCAGCGATCAAGGGAACTCGTATAACGCCTGTCAGCCAAGTTTGCATTCTCATCATAATTTAATAAAGTGTGAGGCGGTATAA
- the LOC137614639 gene encoding uncharacterized protein isoform X2: MVSKCFSLRKQTFPLSTGCMVLSGGIQMVGSLSLANSIVMLLLLLAGLWNFIFGVSLIATGGKVLSRDHSQTSRRRKLCCVSLMLVLTTVVLVVAILLVHLERIRIIDPWTDVVSSQRRTLEYASISQSFDDIGVWVVTATSIIGAISSLFALWSTFPFGLSNTFSLHNNLATMESLGWVYESTPRPDVLQNCPPLRQLQTHVNAHRYKPRKSALKSKSVTLVSFKHEASMDRQTNSLPVRSSKDRRIVFVDSWQLAPTLPINMDFGKSFPIGSPRSQRGNDLPLKSHCSSNAKCQMSNNASDQGNSYNACQPSLHSHHNLIKCEAV, translated from the exons ATGGTGAGCAAATGCTTTTCGCTCAGGAAGCAGACTTTTCCTCTGTCTACTGGTTGCATGGTCCTGTCAGGTGGAATTCAGATGGTTGGCTCCCTGTCTCTCGCCAACTCAATCGTCATGCTTTTGCTCTTGCTAGCCGGGTTATGG AACTTCATCTTTGGCGTATCCCTTATTGCAACCGGAGGAAAGGTCCTGAGCAGAGACCATTCTCAGACATCGAGAAGAAGAAAGTTGTGCTGCGTTAGTTTGATGCTCGTCCTAACTACTGTGGTTCTCGTCGTTGCCATCCTGTTGGTCCATCTCGAACGCATCCGGATAATCGATCCATGGACGGATGTCGTATCGTCACAGAGGAGAACGCTGGAATACGCATCCATAAGTCAGAGTTTTGATGAtatag GTGTGTGGGTGGTAACGGCTACCAGCATTATTGGAGCAATATCTAGCTTATTTGCCCTCTGGTCAACATTCCCATTTGGTCTTTCAAACACCTTCTCGCTTCACAACAACCTGGCCACGATGGAATCCTTGGGCTGGGTCTACGAGTCTACCCCGAGACCCGACGTTCTTCAAAACTGCCCTCCGCTGAGACAACTGCAAACACACGTGAATGCACACCGCTATAAGCCAAGGAAATCAGCCTTGAAGTCTAAGTCGGTGACACTAGTTTCCTTCAAACACGAAGCTTCGATGGACAGACAGACGAACTCTCTACCTGTTAGGTCCTCCAAGGATCGGCGGATAGTATTCGTGGATAGCTGGCAATTGGCACCCACTCTGCCCATTAATATGGATTTTGGAAAAAGTTTTCCGATAGGTAGCCCGAGATCCCAGCGTGGGAATGACCTGCCCCTCAAATCTCATTGTAGTTCAAATGCCAAGTGTCAAATGAGTAATAATGCCAGCGATCAAGGGAACTCGTATAACGCCTGTCAGCCAAGTTTGCATTCTCATCATAATTTAATAAAGTGTGAGGCGGTATAA